A genomic segment from Aegilops tauschii subsp. strangulata cultivar AL8/78 chromosome 1, Aet v6.0, whole genome shotgun sequence encodes:
- the LOC109742009 gene encoding uncharacterized protein, protein MHTQRVSGEQAGPALPCEIAADDMPAARNGHYRPGKAVTASVYRAKVAGHSRVVTVSWSRDLLSHAFAVAISGADGASAECRVDLRPWQFWRRAGSRRVELGGATVRVLWDLRRARWHGAGAGLPDPRGGYYVAVEAGGEVALVLGDLRKAALRRASPSAPPALAAVPVARREHVFGRRRFAAKARFHDQGAVHDVAIDVGGEDDMEMAIAIDGEEAVAVKHLQWKFRGNQSVTFGRAKVEVYWDVHDWLFAGAAGGARPALFIFRPIVLSSASVGASTPLLAGVDGAAGATGFCLYLYAWKLD, encoded by the coding sequence ATGCATACGCAGAGGGTGAGCGGCGAGCAGGCGGGGCCGGCGCTGCCGTGCGAGATCGCGGCGGACGACATGCCGGCGGCGAGGAACGGGCACTACAGGCCGGGCAAGGCGGTGACGGCGTCGGTGTACCGGGCCAAGGTGGCGGGCCACTCGCGGGTGGTGACGGTGTCATGGTCGCGGGACCTGCTGTCGCACGCCTTCGCGGTGGCCATCTCCGGCGCGGACGGCGCGTCGGCGGAGTGCCGGGTGGACCTGCGGCCGTGGCAGTTCTGGCGGCGCGCGGGGTCCCGGCGCGTGGAGCTCGGCGGGGCCACGGTGCGCGTGCTCTGGGACCTGCGCCGCGCGCGCTGGCACGGCGCCGGCGCGGGCCTCCCGGACCCGCGCGGCGGGTACTACGTCGCCGTGGAGGCCGGCGGCGAGGTGGCGCTGGTGCTCGGCGACCTCCGCAAGGCGGCGCTCCGGCGCGCGTCGCCCAGCGCCCCGCCCGCACTCGCGGCGGTCCCCGTGGCGCGCAGGGAGCACGTGTTCGGCCGGCGCCGGTTCGCGGCCAAGGCGCGGTTCCACGACCAGGGCGCCGTCCACGACGTGGCCATCGACGTCGGCGGCGAGGACGACATGGAGATGGCCATCGCCATCGACGGCGAGGAGGCGGTCGCCGTCAAGCACCTGCAGTGGAAGTTCCGGGGCAACCAGTCCGTCACCTTCGGCCGGGCCAAGGTGGAGGTGTACTGGGACGTGCACGACTGGCTCTTCGCGGGCGCCGCCGGCGGCGCCCGCCCGGCGCTCTTCATCTTCCGGCCCATCGTGCTGTCCAGCGCGTCCGTGGGGGCCTCCACGCCGCTGCTCGCCGGCGTCGACGGCGCCGCGGGCGCCACCGGGTTCTGCCTCTACCTCTACGCATGGAAGCTCGACTGA
- the LOC109742024 gene encoding probable serine/threonine-protein kinase WNK2 isoform X1, with amino-acid sequence MPPTPPPETDAEPEFAEIDPTGRYGRYTEVLGKGAFKTVYKAFDQLEGLEVAWNQIKVGDILRNNDDLERLRSEVRLLKTLKHKNIIKFYNSWLDKKNNNINFITEVFTSGTLRQYRIKHKKVDIRALKKWSRQILSGLVYLHGHDPPIIHRDLKCDNIFVNGNQGEVKIGDLGLATILDNARSAHSIIGNRFSTPEFMAPELYDEEYNELVDIYAFGMCLLELVTFEYPYCECSNAAQIYKKVSDGERPGSLAKIEDPEVKFFIEKCIAQASQRLSAEELLVDPFLLDVDDERIFYPVQSNTNASDAGGSSNPSANYRTASSVGSRGRTGSTGGSHPSDMHSNRDRHAATSRMITVESQRKDLNTIFLKLRIADSTGHAQNIHFPFDIEADTSISVATEMVVQLDLTDQDVTAIAEMIDSEIQAHIPEWAFDESVDNQGDEGAHSETDNSESDNGETSELRNEVDATNNGFTQEQLPSGRKYWSDSPRRDIEISHSVEDQQTDDNMPNGILKNNNVDGMCERMSSSVHLSNPDVVNRNSGGASAGTSSRLSDGGYLTADLNEKLADLLANQKEELSALRRKHKADIEVVLNGVPAQHREETLTRCRLKADQKKL; translated from the exons ATgcctcccacgccgccgccggaGACGGACGCCGAGCCGGAGTTCGCCGAGATCGACCCCACCGGCCGCTACGGACGG TACACGGAGGTTCTTGGCAAGGGCGCGTTCAAGACGGT CTACAAGGCTTTTGATCAACTGGAAGGGCTAGAAGTTGCCTGGAACCAAATCAAAGTGGGTGATATATTACGGAACAATGATGATTTGGAGAGGCTGAGATCAGAAGTGCGGTTGCTTAAGACGCTCAAGCACAAGAACATAATCAAGTTCTACAATTCATGGCTCGACAagaaaaacaacaacataaactTCATCACAGAAGTCTTCACATCAGGAACATTGCGCCA GTACCGTATTAAGCACAAGAAGGTAGACATTAGAGCTTTGAAGAAATGGTCAAGGCAAATCTTGAGTGGTCTAGTGTACCTCCACGGCCATGATCCACCAATAATCCATAGAGATTTGAAATGTGATAACATATTTGTGAATGGAAACCAGGGTGAAGTAAAGATTGGAGACCTGGGATTAGCAACCATCCTAGACAATGCACGCTCAGCTCATAGCATCATTGGTAACCGATTCA GCACACCGGAATTCATGGCGCCAGAACTCTATGATGAAGAATACAATGAGCTTGTAGACATTTATGCATTTGGGATGTGTTTACTGGAGCTTGTTACATTTGAGTACCCATATTGTGAATGCTCCAATGCAGCACAGATATACAAGAAAGTTTCTGAT GGTGAAAGGCCCGGTTCACTGGCTAAGATTGAGGATCCTGAAGTTAAATTCTTTATAGAGAAATGCATAGCCCAAGCTTCCCAAAGGCTCTCAGCAGAAGAACTATTAGTGGATCCTTTTCTCCTAGATGTTGATGATGAAAGAATCTTCTATCCAGTACAGTCAAATACGAATGCATCAG ATGCTGGTGGCAGTTCGAACCCAAGTGCGAATTACAGAACAGCATCATCTGTTGGCTCCCGGGGACGAACGG GTAGCACGGGGGGATCACATCCAAGTGATATGCACAGCAATAGGGATCGACATGCTGCGACTAGTCGAATGATCACCGTTGAGAGTCAGCGGAAGGACCTAAATACAATATTTTTGAAACTGCGGATTGCCGATTCAACAG GTCATGCCCAAAACATCCATTTTCCATTTGATATTGAAGCTGACACTTCAATTAGTGTTGCTACGGAGATGGTTGTACAGCTGGATCTCACGGACCAAGATGTTACTGCGATTGCAGAAATGATAGATTCTGAAATACAGGCACATATTCCTGAATGGGCGTTTGATGAATCAGTTGACAACCAAGGGGATGAAGGAGCTCATTCTGAGACTGATAATTCAGAATCCGATAACGGTGAGACTTCTGAGCTTCGTAACGAGGTTGATGCAACAAACAATGGTTTTACACAAGAGCAGCTTCCTTCTGGCCGGAAATACTGGTCAGACTCACCCAGAAGAGATATTGAAATCTCTCACTCGGTGGAGGACCAACAGACTGATGATAATATGCCAAATGGGATATTGAAAAACAATAATGTAGACGGTATGTGTGAGCGAATGTCATCATCAGTGCACTTGTCGAACCCGGATGTGGTCAACAGGAACTCGGGAGGGGCTTCTGCTGGCACTAGCTCTCGTCTTTCAGATGGCGGTTATCTCACAGCAGATCTTAATGAAAAGTTGGCAGATTTGTTAGCCAATCAGAAAGAGGAGCTCAGTGCGCTGCGAAGAAAACACAAGGCTGACATAGAGGTGGTCTTAAATGGGGTGCCTGCACAACATCGCGAGGAGACCTTAACCAGGTGCCGCTTGAAGGCAGATCAGAAAAAGTTATGA
- the LOC109742024 gene encoding probable serine/threonine-protein kinase WNK2 isoform X2 has protein sequence MPPTPPPETDAEPEFAEIDPTGRYGRYTEVLGKGAFKTVYKAFDQLEGLEVAWNQIKVGDILRNNDDLERLRSEVRLLKTLKHKNIIKFYNSWLDKKNNNINFITEVFTSGTLRQYRIKHKKVDIRALKKWSRQILSGLVYLHGHDPPIIHRDLKCDNIFVNGNQGEVKIGDLGLATILDNARSAHSIIGTPEFMAPELYDEEYNELVDIYAFGMCLLELVTFEYPYCECSNAAQIYKKVSDGERPGSLAKIEDPEVKFFIEKCIAQASQRLSAEELLVDPFLLDVDDERIFYPVQSNTNASDAGGSSNPSANYRTASSVGSRGRTGSTGGSHPSDMHSNRDRHAATSRMITVESQRKDLNTIFLKLRIADSTGHAQNIHFPFDIEADTSISVATEMVVQLDLTDQDVTAIAEMIDSEIQAHIPEWAFDESVDNQGDEGAHSETDNSESDNGETSELRNEVDATNNGFTQEQLPSGRKYWSDSPRRDIEISHSVEDQQTDDNMPNGILKNNNVDGMCERMSSSVHLSNPDVVNRNSGGASAGTSSRLSDGGYLTADLNEKLADLLANQKEELSALRRKHKADIEVVLNGVPAQHREETLTRCRLKADQKKL, from the exons ATgcctcccacgccgccgccggaGACGGACGCCGAGCCGGAGTTCGCCGAGATCGACCCCACCGGCCGCTACGGACGG TACACGGAGGTTCTTGGCAAGGGCGCGTTCAAGACGGT CTACAAGGCTTTTGATCAACTGGAAGGGCTAGAAGTTGCCTGGAACCAAATCAAAGTGGGTGATATATTACGGAACAATGATGATTTGGAGAGGCTGAGATCAGAAGTGCGGTTGCTTAAGACGCTCAAGCACAAGAACATAATCAAGTTCTACAATTCATGGCTCGACAagaaaaacaacaacataaactTCATCACAGAAGTCTTCACATCAGGAACATTGCGCCA GTACCGTATTAAGCACAAGAAGGTAGACATTAGAGCTTTGAAGAAATGGTCAAGGCAAATCTTGAGTGGTCTAGTGTACCTCCACGGCCATGATCCACCAATAATCCATAGAGATTTGAAATGTGATAACATATTTGTGAATGGAAACCAGGGTGAAGTAAAGATTGGAGACCTGGGATTAGCAACCATCCTAGACAATGCACGCTCAGCTCATAGCATCATTG GCACACCGGAATTCATGGCGCCAGAACTCTATGATGAAGAATACAATGAGCTTGTAGACATTTATGCATTTGGGATGTGTTTACTGGAGCTTGTTACATTTGAGTACCCATATTGTGAATGCTCCAATGCAGCACAGATATACAAGAAAGTTTCTGAT GGTGAAAGGCCCGGTTCACTGGCTAAGATTGAGGATCCTGAAGTTAAATTCTTTATAGAGAAATGCATAGCCCAAGCTTCCCAAAGGCTCTCAGCAGAAGAACTATTAGTGGATCCTTTTCTCCTAGATGTTGATGATGAAAGAATCTTCTATCCAGTACAGTCAAATACGAATGCATCAG ATGCTGGTGGCAGTTCGAACCCAAGTGCGAATTACAGAACAGCATCATCTGTTGGCTCCCGGGGACGAACGG GTAGCACGGGGGGATCACATCCAAGTGATATGCACAGCAATAGGGATCGACATGCTGCGACTAGTCGAATGATCACCGTTGAGAGTCAGCGGAAGGACCTAAATACAATATTTTTGAAACTGCGGATTGCCGATTCAACAG GTCATGCCCAAAACATCCATTTTCCATTTGATATTGAAGCTGACACTTCAATTAGTGTTGCTACGGAGATGGTTGTACAGCTGGATCTCACGGACCAAGATGTTACTGCGATTGCAGAAATGATAGATTCTGAAATACAGGCACATATTCCTGAATGGGCGTTTGATGAATCAGTTGACAACCAAGGGGATGAAGGAGCTCATTCTGAGACTGATAATTCAGAATCCGATAACGGTGAGACTTCTGAGCTTCGTAACGAGGTTGATGCAACAAACAATGGTTTTACACAAGAGCAGCTTCCTTCTGGCCGGAAATACTGGTCAGACTCACCCAGAAGAGATATTGAAATCTCTCACTCGGTGGAGGACCAACAGACTGATGATAATATGCCAAATGGGATATTGAAAAACAATAATGTAGACGGTATGTGTGAGCGAATGTCATCATCAGTGCACTTGTCGAACCCGGATGTGGTCAACAGGAACTCGGGAGGGGCTTCTGCTGGCACTAGCTCTCGTCTTTCAGATGGCGGTTATCTCACAGCAGATCTTAATGAAAAGTTGGCAGATTTGTTAGCCAATCAGAAAGAGGAGCTCAGTGCGCTGCGAAGAAAACACAAGGCTGACATAGAGGTGGTCTTAAATGGGGTGCCTGCACAACATCGCGAGGAGACCTTAACCAGGTGCCGCTTGAAGGCAGATCAGAAAAAGTTATGA